A genomic segment from Litorilinea aerophila encodes:
- a CDS encoding GTP-binding protein produces the protein MSKAVFERKKPHVNVGTIGHIDHGKTTLTAAITKVLSLKGWA, from the coding sequence ATGTCCAAAGCGGTATTTGAGCGGAAGAAGCCGCATGTGAATGTGGGGACGATCGGGCACATCGACCACGGGAAGACGACCCTGACAGCGGCCATCACGAAGGTGTTGTCGTTAAAGGGGTGGGCGG